A window of Citrus sinensis cultivar Valencia sweet orange chromosome 7, DVS_A1.0, whole genome shotgun sequence contains these coding sequences:
- the LOC102613007 gene encoding uncharacterized protein LOC102613007 isoform X3 — protein MMMVILFCPDAASTRCFNVTIQHNITSLIPSVGLQVWKAELVLADFVMHKMCTSSDFNGIISLELGAGTGLAGILLSRVAWTVFLTDHGNYILDNCAKNVQLNSGVFSHQGSVHVRDLNWMNPWPPIFSLGNSSASQERYSWNSSELKEVQRASVLLAADVIYSDDLTDALFHTLKRLMPLGSKKVLVNMVLYLALEKRYNFSLNDLDVVANGYSHFRSYIMGEGEHRRFERESFPAFVGKCIDLNEFPQYVREYDRGNDVELWQIKRSENES, from the exons atgatgatggtgatctTGTTCTGCCCAGACGCAGCA TCTACTCGGTGTTTTAATGTGACCATCCAGCACAATATTACGTCATTGATTCCAAGTGTTGGGTTGCag GTATGGAAAGCAGAATTGGTATTAGCTGATTTTGTGATGCATAAGATGTGTACCTCGTCTGATTTCAATGGAATCATTTCGTTGGAACTTGGTGCTGGAACAG GTTTGGCGGGTATATTGCTTTCGCGTGTTGCTTGGACAGTATTTCTAACTG ACCATGGCAATTACATCCTTGACAACTGTGCCAAGAATGTTCAGCTTAATTCTGGAGTTTTCAGTCATCAGGGGTCAGTTCATGTACGGGACCTAAATTGGATGAATCCCTGGCCTCCTATATTCAGCTTGGGCAACAGTTCTGCATCTCAAGAAAG GTACTCTTGGAACTCATCAGAACTCAAAGAAGTCCAAAGAGCTTCTGTGCTTTTAGCTGCTGATGTAATTTACAGTGATGATCTAACCGATGCACTTTTCCATACTTTAAAGAGATTAATGCCACTGGGCTCCAAGAAGGTACTGGTCAACATG GTACTATACTTGGCACTGGAAAAGCGTTACAACTTCAGTCTCAATGACCTTGATGTTGTGGCTAATGGTTATTCGCATTTCAGAAGCTATATCATGGGGGAGGGAG AACATCGGAGGTTTGAACGTGAATCCTTTCCTGCTTTTGTGGGTAAATGCATTGATTTAAACGAATTTCCCCAATATGTGAGGGAATATGATAGAGGAAATGATGTTGAGCTTTGGCAGATTAAGCGCAGTGAAAATGAATCTTAA
- the LOC102613007 gene encoding uncharacterized protein LOC102613007 isoform X2 — translation MDGEDSSEVMSEVHVGCPPHSSGPHISCFTISLPPEVEPSRYNELFEAEAAASVREVLTLDDDGDLVLPRRSKQSTRCFNVTIQHNITSLIPSVGLQVWKAELVLADFVMHKMCTSSDFNGIISLELGAGTGLAGILLSRVAWTVFLTDHGNYILDNCAKNVQLNSGVFSHQGSVHVRDLNWMNPWPPIFSLGNSSASQERYSWNSSELKEVQRASVLLAADVIYSDDLTDALFHTLKRLMPLGSKKVLYLALEKRYNFSLNDLDVVANGYSHFRSYIMGEGEHRRFERESFPAFVGKCIDLNEFPQYVREYDRGNDVELWQIKRSENES, via the exons ATGGACGGCGAAGATTCGTCGGAGGTGATGAGTGAGGTCCACGTAGGATGCCCACCCCATTCCTCTGGACCCCACATTTCCTGCTTCACCATCTCCCTTCCTCCTG aagtTGAACCCAGCAGATACAACGAGCTATTTGAAGCTGAAGCAGCTGCTTCTGTGCGCGAAGTGCTAACCTtggatgatgatggtgatctTGTTCTGCCCAGACGCAGCA AACAGTCTACTCGGTGTTTTAATGTGACCATCCAGCACAATATTACGTCATTGATTCCAAGTGTTGGGTTGCag GTATGGAAAGCAGAATTGGTATTAGCTGATTTTGTGATGCATAAGATGTGTACCTCGTCTGATTTCAATGGAATCATTTCGTTGGAACTTGGTGCTGGAACAG GTTTGGCGGGTATATTGCTTTCGCGTGTTGCTTGGACAGTATTTCTAACTG ACCATGGCAATTACATCCTTGACAACTGTGCCAAGAATGTTCAGCTTAATTCTGGAGTTTTCAGTCATCAGGGGTCAGTTCATGTACGGGACCTAAATTGGATGAATCCCTGGCCTCCTATATTCAGCTTGGGCAACAGTTCTGCATCTCAAGAAAG GTACTCTTGGAACTCATCAGAACTCAAAGAAGTCCAAAGAGCTTCTGTGCTTTTAGCTGCTGATGTAATTTACAGTGATGATCTAACCGATGCACTTTTCCATACTTTAAAGAGATTAATGCCACTGGGCTCCAAGAAG GTACTATACTTGGCACTGGAAAAGCGTTACAACTTCAGTCTCAATGACCTTGATGTTGTGGCTAATGGTTATTCGCATTTCAGAAGCTATATCATGGGGGAGGGAG AACATCGGAGGTTTGAACGTGAATCCTTTCCTGCTTTTGTGGGTAAATGCATTGATTTAAACGAATTTCCCCAATATGTGAGGGAATATGATAGAGGAAATGATGTTGAGCTTTGGCAGATTAAGCGCAGTGAAAATGAATCTTAA
- the LOC127898757 gene encoding endoglucanase 9-like: MLKEGLLTNLAKRQVDYILGVNPLKMSYMVGFGPNFSRRIHHRGSSLLSLANHPQSIRCDGGFEPFFHSSNPNILVGAIVGGPNQNDGFPDDRSDYSHSEPATYINAAMVGPLAYFAGGKSG; this comes from the exons ATGTTGAAGGAAGGCTTACTCACAAACCTTGCAAAAAGACAG GTAGACTATATATTAGGTGTAAACCCATTAAAAATGTCCTACATGGTTGGTTTTGGACCAAATTTCTCGAGGAGGATTCATCATAGAGGATCTTCTTTACTCTCATTGGCAAACCATCCTCAAAGCATCCGTTGTGATGGTGGATTCGAGCCATTCTTCCACTCATCAAACCCTAACATCCTAGTTGGAGCCATTGTCGGAGGCCCGAACCAGAATGATGGGTTCCCAGATGATCGGAGCGACTATAGTCACTCAGAACCGGCAACGTATATCAACGCTGCTATGGTTGGACCCTTGGCATATTTTGCTGGGGGCAAATCCGGTTGA
- the LOC102613007 gene encoding uncharacterized protein LOC102613007 isoform X1, with product MDGEDSSEVMSEVHVGCPPHSSGPHISCFTISLPPEVEPSRYNELFEAEAAASVREVLTLDDDGDLVLPRRSKQSTRCFNVTIQHNITSLIPSVGLQVWKAELVLADFVMHKMCTSSDFNGIISLELGAGTGLAGILLSRVAWTVFLTDHGNYILDNCAKNVQLNSGVFSHQGSVHVRDLNWMNPWPPIFSLGNSSASQERYSWNSSELKEVQRASVLLAADVIYSDDLTDALFHTLKRLMPLGSKKVLVNMVLYLALEKRYNFSLNDLDVVANGYSHFRSYIMGEGEHRRFERESFPAFVGKCIDLNEFPQYVREYDRGNDVELWQIKRSENES from the exons ATGGACGGCGAAGATTCGTCGGAGGTGATGAGTGAGGTCCACGTAGGATGCCCACCCCATTCCTCTGGACCCCACATTTCCTGCTTCACCATCTCCCTTCCTCCTG aagtTGAACCCAGCAGATACAACGAGCTATTTGAAGCTGAAGCAGCTGCTTCTGTGCGCGAAGTGCTAACCTtggatgatgatggtgatctTGTTCTGCCCAGACGCAGCA AACAGTCTACTCGGTGTTTTAATGTGACCATCCAGCACAATATTACGTCATTGATTCCAAGTGTTGGGTTGCag GTATGGAAAGCAGAATTGGTATTAGCTGATTTTGTGATGCATAAGATGTGTACCTCGTCTGATTTCAATGGAATCATTTCGTTGGAACTTGGTGCTGGAACAG GTTTGGCGGGTATATTGCTTTCGCGTGTTGCTTGGACAGTATTTCTAACTG ACCATGGCAATTACATCCTTGACAACTGTGCCAAGAATGTTCAGCTTAATTCTGGAGTTTTCAGTCATCAGGGGTCAGTTCATGTACGGGACCTAAATTGGATGAATCCCTGGCCTCCTATATTCAGCTTGGGCAACAGTTCTGCATCTCAAGAAAG GTACTCTTGGAACTCATCAGAACTCAAAGAAGTCCAAAGAGCTTCTGTGCTTTTAGCTGCTGATGTAATTTACAGTGATGATCTAACCGATGCACTTTTCCATACTTTAAAGAGATTAATGCCACTGGGCTCCAAGAAGGTACTGGTCAACATG GTACTATACTTGGCACTGGAAAAGCGTTACAACTTCAGTCTCAATGACCTTGATGTTGTGGCTAATGGTTATTCGCATTTCAGAAGCTATATCATGGGGGAGGGAG AACATCGGAGGTTTGAACGTGAATCCTTTCCTGCTTTTGTGGGTAAATGCATTGATTTAAACGAATTTCCCCAATATGTGAGGGAATATGATAGAGGAAATGATGTTGAGCTTTGGCAGATTAAGCGCAGTGAAAATGAATCTTAA